One part of the Pandoraea faecigallinarum genome encodes these proteins:
- the dxs gene encoding 1-deoxy-D-xylulose-5-phosphate synthase, translating into MTDLLASIPSPAELRALSRAELRRVADELRACVLENVSRTGGHLSSNLGTVELTIALHYVFDTPNDRIVWDVGHQTYPHKILTGRREAMPTLRQWQGLSGFPKRDESPYDTFGTAHSSTSISAALGMALASKVKGEKRHAIAVIGDGAMTAGEAFEALNNAGVYDDLPFLVVLNDNDMSISPPVGALNQYLTRLMSGQFYSAGKESVRNLLRNAPAPMRELAHKLEEHAKAIVSPTGTMFEEFGFNYLGPIDGHDLDALIPALENIKALRGPQFLHVVTRKGRGYKLAEADPVLYHGPGKFNPSEGIRPAAPGTVSAKTYTQVFGQWLCDAAAADKRVVGITPAMREGSGLVEFEKRFPERYYDVGIAEQHAVTFAGGLATEGLRPVVAIYSTFLQRGYDQLIHDVALQNLPVLLAIDRGGLVGADGATHAGAYDMAYLRCIPNMVVMAPADENECRLMLQTALGIDGPSAVRYPRGTGPGVATEAGLSTLPVGHAQTRRQSTAPAGRRVAMLAFGSMVALAEQIADEFDASVVNMRFVKPLDEATVLDMARTHDLIVTLEEGAVMGGAGTACIEALNANGVAIPVLQLGLPDTYIDQGTPAQQLASVGLDASGITASIRRAMAERLGGKVESV; encoded by the coding sequence ATGACCGATTTGTTAGCCAGCATCCCATCCCCGGCCGAATTGCGCGCCCTCTCGCGCGCCGAACTGCGACGCGTGGCCGACGAGCTGCGCGCCTGCGTGCTCGAGAACGTCTCGCGCACGGGCGGGCATCTGTCGTCGAATCTGGGCACCGTCGAACTGACGATTGCCCTGCACTACGTCTTCGATACGCCCAACGACCGGATCGTGTGGGACGTGGGTCACCAGACCTACCCGCACAAGATCCTGACGGGGCGGCGTGAGGCCATGCCGACGCTGCGTCAGTGGCAAGGCCTGTCGGGGTTTCCGAAGCGCGACGAGTCGCCGTACGACACGTTCGGCACAGCGCATTCGAGCACGTCGATCTCGGCGGCACTAGGCATGGCGCTGGCGAGCAAGGTCAAGGGTGAGAAGCGTCACGCGATTGCCGTGATCGGCGATGGCGCGATGACCGCGGGCGAAGCGTTCGAAGCCCTGAACAATGCCGGGGTGTATGACGATCTGCCGTTTCTCGTCGTGCTCAACGACAACGACATGTCGATCTCACCGCCGGTGGGCGCGCTCAACCAGTACCTCACGCGGCTGATGTCCGGCCAGTTCTACTCGGCGGGCAAGGAAAGCGTGCGCAATCTGCTGCGCAACGCCCCGGCGCCGATGCGCGAACTCGCCCACAAGCTCGAAGAACACGCCAAGGCCATCGTCTCGCCGACGGGCACGATGTTCGAGGAGTTCGGCTTCAATTATCTCGGCCCCATCGACGGGCACGATCTCGACGCCCTGATTCCCGCACTGGAGAACATCAAGGCGCTCAGGGGGCCGCAGTTCCTGCACGTCGTCACGCGCAAGGGCCGCGGCTACAAGCTTGCCGAAGCCGATCCGGTGCTGTATCACGGCCCGGGCAAATTCAATCCCAGCGAAGGCATTCGTCCGGCCGCACCGGGCACCGTCTCGGCCAAGACTTATACGCAGGTGTTCGGGCAATGGCTGTGCGATGCGGCAGCGGCGGACAAGCGTGTCGTCGGCATCACGCCGGCGATGCGCGAGGGCTCCGGGTTGGTGGAGTTCGAGAAGCGTTTTCCGGAGCGCTATTACGACGTCGGCATCGCCGAGCAACACGCGGTGACTTTCGCGGGCGGCCTGGCAACCGAAGGCCTGCGGCCTGTCGTCGCGATCTATTCGACGTTCCTGCAACGCGGCTACGATCAGCTGATTCACGATGTCGCCTTGCAGAATCTGCCGGTGCTTTTGGCCATCGACCGCGGCGGTCTGGTGGGCGCCGACGGGGCGACGCATGCGGGCGCCTACGACATGGCCTACCTGCGCTGCATTCCGAACATGGTGGTGATGGCGCCGGCCGACGAGAACGAATGCCGTCTGATGTTGCAAACGGCGCTTGGCATCGACGGTCCCAGTGCGGTGCGCTATCCGCGCGGCACGGGTCCGGGCGTGGCGACCGAAGCCGGTCTGTCGACGCTGCCCGTGGGGCATGCGCAGACGCGCCGCCAGAGCACCGCCCCCGCCGGGCGCCGCGTGGCGATGCTCGCGTTCGGCTCGATGGTGGCGCTGGCCGAGCAGATCGCCGACGAATTCGACGCCAGTGTGGTCAACATGCGGTTCGTGAAGCCGCTCGACGAAGCGACGGTGCTCGACATGGCGCGTACGCATGACCTGATCGTCACGCTGGAAGAAGGTGCCGTGATGGGCGGTGCGGGCACGGCATGCATCGAAGCGCTCAACGCGAACGGGGTTGCGATTCCGGTGCTGCAACTGGGATTGCCCGACACGTACATCGATCAGGGCACACCCGCGCAACAACTGGCGTCCGTCGGTCTCGACGCATCGGGTATCACCGCCTCGATTCGCCGCGCAATGGCCGAGCGGCTGGGAGGCAAGGTCGAGTCCGTGTAA
- a CDS encoding 2-aminoethylphosphonate aminotransferase: MLLLNPGPVTLTERVRKSLLQPDLCHREPEFFDLQDEARARLTAVYGLDPAVWTPVLMTGSGTAAVESMTAGLVPENGRLLIVENGVYGERISQIAKQYRVDHDVIHFEWMQAPDLAQIVAKLDAAGDRPYTNVAIIHHETTTGRLNDLSGISRVCRERGIDLLVDGVSSFAAEAIDFDDSGIVAVAATANKCVHGVPGVSFVLVRRDALAKAHSRTYYLDIARLAKLQAERNTPFTPSVQAYYALVEALRELEDAGGWQKRHAHYGALAEQARAGLAALGIDSVLPPGESSVVLRAYKLPAGVDYPRLHDWLKADGFVIYAGQGGLSKELFRISTMGNLSAADIDRLLASFARLVN; encoded by the coding sequence ATGCTGTTACTGAACCCGGGCCCCGTTACCCTGACCGAGCGTGTTCGCAAAAGTCTGCTGCAACCCGATCTGTGCCACCGAGAACCCGAGTTTTTCGACTTGCAGGACGAAGCTCGCGCACGCCTGACGGCCGTCTACGGCCTCGATCCGGCTGTGTGGACACCGGTGCTGATGACCGGCTCGGGCACGGCTGCCGTCGAGAGCATGACCGCGGGTCTCGTGCCGGAAAACGGCCGCCTGCTGATCGTCGAGAACGGTGTGTACGGTGAGCGTATTTCGCAGATCGCCAAGCAATATCGCGTCGATCACGACGTCATTCACTTCGAATGGATGCAGGCCCCGGATCTGGCGCAGATCGTCGCGAAGCTCGACGCCGCCGGGGATCGCCCGTACACGAACGTGGCGATCATTCATCACGAAACGACGACGGGCCGTTTGAACGATCTGAGCGGCATTTCCCGCGTTTGCCGCGAGCGCGGCATCGATCTGCTGGTCGACGGTGTGAGCAGTTTTGCCGCCGAAGCCATCGACTTCGACGACTCGGGCATCGTCGCGGTCGCCGCGACGGCCAACAAATGCGTACATGGCGTGCCGGGCGTGTCTTTCGTGCTGGTGCGCAGGGACGCGCTCGCCAAGGCCCACAGCCGTACGTACTACCTCGACATTGCGCGCCTGGCAAAGCTGCAAGCCGAGCGCAACACACCGTTCACGCCGTCCGTGCAAGCGTACTACGCACTGGTCGAAGCGCTGCGCGAGCTCGAGGATGCGGGCGGTTGGCAAAAGCGCCACGCCCACTACGGCGCGCTCGCCGAGCAGGCGCGTGCCGGCCTGGCCGCGCTCGGTATCGACAGCGTGTTGCCGCCGGGGGAATCCTCGGTCGTGTTGCGCGCGTACAAGCTGCCGGCGGGCGTCGACTACCCGCGTCTGCACGACTGGCTCAAGGCCGACGGCTTTGTGATTTATGCCGGTCAGGGCGGCCTGTCGAAGGAACTGTTCCGCATCTCGACGATGGGCAATCTCAGCGCGGCCGACATCGATCGCCTGCTGGCTTCCTTCGCCAGACTGGTGAACTAA
- the aepY gene encoding phosphonopyruvate decarboxylase, whose amino-acid sequence MIEAGQFVEAARRHGFTWYTGVPCSFLTPFINYVLQDPTLHYLSAANEGDAVAIAAGATLGEGRGARAVTMMQNSGLGNAVSPLTSLTWTFRLPQLLIVTWRGQPGITDEPQHALMGPITPAMLDLMEVPWELFPTSPEAIGPALARAVRHMDETGRPYALVMQKGSVAPFPLQPGERPARPAQPAPVSVTKGVAPSEMPTRRDALSRVIAHTPLDSTVVLASTGFCGRELYALDDRANQLYMVGSMGCVTTLALGLALARPDLRVVALDGDGAALMRMGAFATLGAYGPSNLVHLLLDNASHDSTGAQATVSPTVSFAGIAAASGYALALEGDTLEVIEQLFDGSSASLNDGPRFACLSTRPGTPDGLPRPKVTPEAVKSRLINHIARRAQVSA is encoded by the coding sequence GTGATTGAGGCAGGACAGTTTGTCGAGGCCGCGCGCCGGCACGGCTTTACGTGGTACACCGGCGTGCCATGCTCGTTTCTCACGCCGTTCATCAACTACGTGCTGCAAGACCCCACGCTGCATTACCTGTCGGCGGCCAACGAGGGCGATGCGGTTGCCATTGCGGCCGGTGCGACCCTCGGAGAAGGCCGTGGCGCACGTGCCGTCACGATGATGCAGAACTCGGGCCTTGGCAACGCGGTGAGCCCGCTCACGTCGCTGACCTGGACGTTCCGTCTGCCGCAATTGCTGATCGTGACATGGCGCGGCCAGCCGGGCATCACCGATGAGCCGCAGCACGCGCTCATGGGTCCGATCACGCCGGCCATGCTCGACCTGATGGAAGTGCCGTGGGAGTTGTTCCCGACCTCGCCCGAAGCCATCGGCCCGGCGCTCGCGCGTGCCGTACGGCATATGGACGAAACCGGCCGCCCTTACGCGCTCGTGATGCAAAAGGGCAGCGTGGCGCCGTTCCCGTTGCAGCCCGGCGAGCGTCCGGCGCGACCGGCGCAGCCCGCGCCCGTCTCCGTCACGAAGGGCGTGGCACCGTCGGAGATGCCGACACGTCGCGACGCCCTCTCCCGCGTGATCGCCCACACACCGCTGGACAGCACCGTGGTGCTGGCGTCGACCGGCTTCTGCGGCCGTGAACTGTACGCCCTCGACGATCGCGCCAACCAGCTCTACATGGTCGGCTCGATGGGTTGCGTCACAACCCTCGCGCTGGGTCTTGCCCTGGCACGTCCCGATCTTCGTGTGGTGGCACTCGATGGCGACGGTGCGGCGCTCATGCGTATGGGCGCCTTTGCCACGCTGGGCGCTTACGGCCCGTCGAACCTCGTGCATCTTTTGCTCGACAACGCCTCGCACGACTCGACCGGCGCACAGGCGACGGTATCGCCGACGGTGTCCTTCGCGGGCATCGCCGCCGCGAGCGGTTACGCGCTGGCGCTCGAAGGCGATACGCTGGAGGTCATCGAGCAACTGTTCGATGGCAGCAGCGCCAGCCTGAACGACGGCCCGCGCTTCGCCTGCCTGAGCACGCGCCCGGGCACGCCGGACGGATTGCCGCGGCCGAAGGTCACACCGGAAGCGGTCAAGTCGCGCCTGATAAACCATATTGCACGACGCGCACAGGTATCGGCCTGA